attattattattgttgttgttgttgttattattattattattgagaaagtATGCATTTCAAAGTGGCAATAATTCCATATTCTGTAggctctgagcatgcacagagttctAAGCCATAGACTAGGGTCTTAAATGTgcgaagtaaataataataataataataataataataataataataataataatagcttggataagtgagactctgctgtactgtcAATGAAATCAAGAGTCCAAAATACAAGGAATCATGGGCATCAATCCCATAAAGCGTGAGAACACGAGCTTCTCCAAGGCAAAAACTCTTACGGGAACATCGTCAGGAGACTTGAGGCACGAGGGCCGGAACGAGAACGTGAATCTCCGGGAACGTTGTCCGCTCTGGCGACGCCgagtaaatgaatgaatatgaACTCAGGCCCGACCAAGAAGAATGAGCTCGTGCCTTGGACACCTGGATCTCAAGGACTTCTCACAGAAATTTCTGAATGTCTGGTTAATCTATCTGTTGTTATTCCCTCCGTGCAGAGGCCGAATCGGATATCCTGGGAAACCTCTTCGTCTTCTGCCGAAGGACGATTCCCTACAGACACTGAGTTGTCCTCGGTTGCTAACGAAGGAACATTGAATCCCAAACGTTCTCTGAGTCCATTGCAACCACGGGCTCTTCTCTGTGATGTCAGAAAGAACATGTCCAGATTCCAGTTCTGGTCTACATACACGTTAATCAAGAAATGGTTCTGACAGTGACCAACCGGACAACCCGGAAGACTCACAGGCGCTTTAGCCCAGGAAGACCTCAGtccactaggcttgagcgatccatgaaaaaattgattctaaactcgtttcaaaagcagggggcgccagcgtttcgtttctgatgtcatttccgaattttgccccccaaaaaaattcgaaattaacgaaaattcgttattttctaaattaattcgttaatggcggacgcgcatgcgcaattcccaaaaacagcacagagggagaggactttacaggactctcccaccctcattttttgagtgatcttcttcaaacttggtacagtggtagaacacatttaacactgatagctcaccaaaacttggaacgtttcccttatcctctgatttttggcgaattttcatagcttttataataaaccattttttaataattgcagaaatctgttcctggtttgaaagtcttatttcctgttaaattgggttgtctttactgtgaaagtcattgttctacttcagaaactttgtttttgtggctgaaactttgttaaattggtgtgtgtgtgatatatactgtgtatatataatatatatatagtccctgcctaatgtgtgtgtgtgtgtgtgtgtgtgtgtatataggtaaaggtaaaggtatcccttgacgttaagttcagtcatgtctgactctgggggttggtgctcatctccatttctaagcccaagagccagtgttgtccatagacacctccaaggtcatgtgaccggcatgactacatggagtgccattaccttcccgccagagcggtacctattgatctactcacattggcatgttttcaagctgctaggttggcagaagctggagctaacaacgggcactcactctgctcccgggatttgaacctgggacctttcggtctgcaagttcagcagctcagtgctttaacacacttcgccatcggggctcatgtatatataatatacatacacatacacacaatgtggagaatatgtggaaaggtagatagataagttgggagccacagcgaaggcaccttcctgggagcaaggtctaataataataataataataataataataataataataataataataaatcccttacaatatccaagatggctcactgctacagaatcttgggaggtttagtttgatatggtaccattattggcagagaaagctaagctgtaggagttgaaatccaatcatttatcctccctatagaatcaattttatatgcatttttagctacagaaaagctaaaatcgggaccgtaaaagaacaacacccagaaaatgggaattccagacaggaaacaatcagggccagctaatacctcccaacaaaggattcccccaggtaggaagcagccaggctttgaagctgcaaggctattcaatgctaatcaaggtgaccaattgcaacattcacacttgcctcccacagacaagagttctttctcccaccctggaccttccacagatatataaaccccacttgcctagcttcgcacagacgtcaaaacctctgagtatcaggcctgagctgaggcgaggcggcggcggccatttcccccctccgtcttcctcctcctcctcggcctccttccccctcgccccctcccattggctgagcccgtgacgccccttttgctgaggggcaaaaggaaagggcctgaatggtgggagtttgggtgatttgcaaaagcttttttttcctaacgaaaaaaacgacgacataacaaaaaacggcctctcgcgattcgaaaccgcgatatccagacatgtggacaatcaaggccgtatattgcttcaaaacaaacgaaagtaacgaattaataatgggtaacggggaaatcgaattatttgagcaagcctacagtccaccatgtctcctgtgtcaatagaacagtatcataataatatatttatttacttatttatttatttacatcatttttacccgacccttctcccccagagggggactcagggcggcttacaacagtcggcaaattgcattcaataaaataatgacatattaatctctatataaaagagtgatggaatcccggcgaccgacaaaacaacaaaactaaaggccccccaacctcgaaatttgacaacacaacccatcattcacggctctaggttgatacaacaaaaagaaaagaaaaataaagtcctaattagagggagaggaagaattgtttttatccaattgctgccagttagaaggctaagctctgcccacttggtcttctagcaacccactcagccaaggggacaggcacagttcagcttcacttaggcctataaaatacacattatctgatttgaactggattatatggcagtgtagactcaaggcccttccacacagccagattacccatttacaatcttatattatctgctttgaactggattattttgagtccacactgccatataatccacttcattgtGCATTTTAGACAGCTGTGTATTAGGGGCCTCATATAagccacagcgacgcgtggccgggcaaagctagtaaacaataaaacagtaccacatcaattaaaactctaataatatataccgtatatactcgagtataagccaacccgaaggacagaaaaaaggaaggaaagaaaggagggaagaataaagaaagggaaaggaaggaatgaagaaaaagggcaggaagaaggaaagaaggaataaatgaaggaaggaagagaggaaggaaggaaggaaagaaaggagggagaaagaaggagaagggaggaatagAGGGAAAGGACGAAGGaataaagaaagaggaaggaaggaaagagggaaaggaggcgtaaagaaaaatgaaagtagaaaaaaaaggagggagggaggaatgaagaaagaaaggaatgaaggaataaagagaaagaagggaaagagaaaggaaagaaagacagaaaaaaagaaaggaaagaaaggagggagggaggaatgaagaaagggaaaggaaggaatgaagaaaaagggcaggaagaaggaaggaaggaataaaggaaggaaggaaagaaagggagaaacaaagagaaggaaggaatagagggaaagaagggagagagaaaggaaggaaggagagaaaaaaggaaggaaaggagggaggaataaagaaagggaaaggaaggaataaaaaggcaggaagagaaagaaggaaaaaaggaaagaagaagaaagaaggaataaaGGGAAGGATGATAgagaggaaggtaggaaggagagaaaaaaggaaggaaagaaagaaaggagggagaaacaaagagaaggaaggaatagagggaaggaggaaggaataaagaaagaggaaggaaggaaagagggaaaaatgaaaggagaaaaagggaggaatgaagaaaggaaggaaggaataaagggaaagaagggaaggaaagaaggaaggaagataaaagagaaaggagggcaggatgaagaaaggaaggaaggaataaagggaaagaagggaaggaaagaaggaaggaagaaaaaagagaaaggagggcaggataaagaaaggaaggaaggaataaagggaaagaagggaaggaaagaagggaaaaaaaagagaaaggagggcaggatgaagaaatgaaggaaggaataaagggaaTGATTTGCCCAAACGAGTCTGACCGGACGCAGAGGCCAAAACAAACAGGTTTGGCTCCAAATATGCCATTTCCCACGTATTTTATTGCCTTATTTAATAGCTGGCTGGCTGGGCCTCTGTCGGGAGAGCTTTGGATGTGTCTTTTTTTTTCCTAGAAGGAAGTGGCCAACTGGGGAATCCAGTCTTTCTTCCGCGTGCCAGAAACCTTTCCAACCGCATCCCACTCCGAAAACAAGCCACAAAGACGCCTTTTTGCAGGACAAGGAGCCCTTTCCTGGCACCGTTTGGCTCCCGGCCAAAAAATACACGGAATTAAGTCATTTCGCGTAACTTTCGGGTTGTACTCTCTTTTAAGTCTAATTGCAATAAAAGCAGTTGCGTCCAGATTGGACTGTTGGCCTTgggaagctacaactcccatcattccaaactacaactcccaagatcccatagcattgggccttGGCGGCTCAATCAAGGTCAAACTGTGCTCGTTCTACAGGGTAAGTTGCATTGAGATAAGACTATGggtcttgggaaactacaacttttATCAttcccaactacaactcccaagatcccatagcattgggccttGGCGGCTCAATCAAGGTCAAACTGTGCTCGTTCTACAGGGTAAGTTGCATTGAGATAAGACTACGggtcttgggaaactacaactcttatcattccaaactacaactcccaagatcccatagcattgggccttGGCGGCTCAATCAAGGTCAAACTGTGCTCGTTCTACAGGGTAAGTTGCATTGAGATAAGACTATGGGTcttcggaaactacaactcccatcattccaaactacaactcccaagaactctgctggctgttgtttttgttgttgttattattattatcatccttccGTCTTGTCCATTGTCTAACCAACTTTTGCAAACAAACAACCCAGTGGctcaaaaaattaataaatagttTATTTTGCATTGCACAAGGTCATTCCCCAGGCATTCTGAATTCAATGTTTTGCTGGTAAAGTGCTGAAATAGAGGGTTTCCCCCCATTTACTGTTTTAGTTTGAAACCgagaactggtataaaatgatgtaccagtggtaTATGATCCCCCCATAAATTGGCAAAGTGCAATGAAAACGTAAAGGATCAATGTTGGAAATATGGAAAACAGGTGGGcactttcttccacatgtggtggggatgcaaaATAGCAAGGGACTATTGGAAAAAACTCcatgaaataatacaaaaaataatcaaaacaaatATCCAATTGAAACCTGAGTATTTTCTATTAGGAATGACCGACATGACACTCAACAAGAAACAAGAgattttatttaattactttgtaacagcagccagaatagtatATACAAAGAAGTGGAAGTCAACAGAAATACTAACCAAAGAAGAATGGATTCTAAAGATATTggacataaaaaatatggacattcTGACATTCTACTACCTAAAAACACACCAAGGCAAACCAACAAAAGAAACAGACTGAACATTATTGACAACTTtcatagaacaagagaaatgttttatagagatatacAGACGGAGTggatatataaaagacaataagTATAAAATAACTTATCACTTAGAAGAAAAGACGGGAAGtacaactttttttcttttattttttatcttttttaatcttttttgtttttatactttttaaatgttttttctctctctctttttttaatacCACCCCctccttttcactttcttttcttattattgttctcactctttttatgcTTAAAagcacttaataaaaacattttaaaaaaagaaaccgaAATATATTTGTTACTCTTGAAAGAGATCTGATGGATGGAAAGGAATAAAGTAACtgtcgaagaagaagaagaaaaaatgtgtCCCATCCCTTTGAAAACTCCTCTGGGGGTAGTATTATATATAAATGagaaattatattaattatatagtattatatataaatgAGAAATATATCCTTCCTTCGGACCACTGCCCTATAGAATTTACAATTAATAAGACACTAAGAATTTTAATTGGAGATTAAATGGAAATCTTATCAAATCAGAAgaagatataaaaaataaaaaaaaatctcaaggaGTATTTTGAAATAAACAATACAACTGACGTCCCTCTACAAGTAGTCTGGGATGCGAGTAAAGCATTCATGCGTGGACATTTCATCCAACAAAATGCccagaaaaataaaatcaaaaataaGAGAAATGAAGAAATCAGTATAAATGAGAAAAAACTAAAACAGGAGCCAACTAAtgggaaaataaaacaagaactGGAAACATTGAAAAAACAAATGGTCtttatagaattagaagagacagccaaaaaaatgaaatttcttaGACAGCAGCATCAGCGCTGGGCACCTCGACATTCGTAACGGCGGTTGCCTGCGGGAACTCGACCTCGACCCCAACTTCCCCCCCGGTCGCCTCCGTCTccacctgcattaattctgtgcAGGGAAGCTCAACGTCGCCTGTTGTCTTTGGTCCGTTCAAGTTGAGATCCACTTCTGGGACGGAGAGGGATGGAGCGGAGATATCGACGCTGAGTTCGGCATCAGCGCTGGGCACCTGGACATCGCCATCCGGCCGGGCCCCAAAGTCACCTCGGCTCtggaacacacagagagaaacgcTTGctgaaatataatataaattaataaattatccaagactcacttatccaaggttctggattaaccaaggcgtttttgtagtcaatgttttcaatatatcatgatattttggtgctaaattcataaatacagtaattgcaacataacattagtgtgtattgaactacagtagagtctccaagactcacttatccaagactcacttatccaaggttctggattatccaaggcatttttgtatttacgaatttagcaccaaaatatcatgatatattgaaaacattatcatgatattttagtgctaaatttgtaaatacagtaattgcaacataacattactgcgtattgaactacagtagagtttcacttatccaacactcgcttatccaaggttctggattatccaagccatttttgtagtcaatgtcttcaatatatcatgatattttggtgctaaattcgtaaacacagtaattacaacgtaacattactgtgtattgaactacttttttcagtcaaatttgttgtctaacatcatgttttggtgcttaatttgtaaaatcataacctaatttgatgtttttccttaatccctccttattatccaacatattcgcttatccaagattctgccggcccgtttagcttggataagtgagactctactgtattaatttatttacatatttaactcACCTCGTTTTGCAGCCGGAGGTAGGTGCAATCGCTCTGGCGCTTCAAGATTTCTATGGAGAGCTTTTCCGTTTCCTTCAATAGCATCTTCacctgaaaaaaaaagaaaaatatatggcGATGTCTATCAGAAgacctggactagatgacctttggggtcccctccaacttaatacaatacaatacaatacaagtctttgactagatgacccttggggtccctttcaactccatagaatagattattattattattttattatgacacagcaaacaagatagacatgctggatttcgtatcacaaaatcacaagtcgaacacttcccaagtgtgtaggactgtgtgatgtattttcggatgatgagtgcagatcccagtagggtgggataaataaacattattattattattatcatcaacacagcgacgttgtatggcacagcaaacaagatagatatgctggatttcatttcgcaaaaccacaagtcgaacacttcccaagtgtctaggactgtgtgatgtattttctgatgatgtgtgcagatcccagtagggtggccttttgcagttggcagatggtgattttgtcaatgtctattgtttccaaatgccggctgagatcttttggcacggcacccagtgtgcccatcaccaccgggaccacctgcactggtttctgccagagtctttgaagttcaatcttgaggtcctgatagcggctgagtttttcctgatgacccaaaatgcagactgtgcaaggaaaccgacgaaaccattgatcatatcctcagctgctgtaagaaaatcgcacagacagactacaaacagaggcacaactatgtggcccaaatgattcatttgaacttatgcctcaagtaccacctcccagcagcaaagaactggtgggatcacaaacctgcaaaagtattggaaaatgagcacgcaaagatactgtgggacttccgaatccagactgacaaagttctgggacacaacacaccagacatcacagttgtggaaaagaacaaggtttggatcattgatgttgccatcccaggtgacagtcgcatagatgaaaaacaacaggaaaaactcagccattattattattattattattattattattattattattattataccttgcATTATCTTTCCTGAAGGGGATTCAAAgtggaatagaatagaatagaatagaatagaatagaatagaatagaatagaagacttggactagatgaccttagatgacccttggggtccctttaAACCATAATGCGAGGTCTATCAAAAgacctggactagatgacctttaaggACCCTTCCAACTCAAGACAATACAATACAAGACTTTGACTAGATGAGCCTTGGGGTGCTTTTCAActctatagaataataataataataataataataataataataataataataatatttgtgtcaggagcgacttgagaaacattattattatagattccttgatctctcctgaaggggactcaaagcggaatagaatagaatagaatagaatagaatagaatagaataatagaatagaatagaagacTTGGGTGAGATGGccctagatggcccttgggattcaTTCCAACTTTATAGTATAGTATAgattagaatagaatagaatagaataaaatagaagacttggactagatgacccttggcgtccctcccaactctatagcatagaatagaatagaatacatTGACTACATGGCCCTAGATGACTTGGACGAGATGGCCCAACTCAATAGAACAGAATGGAAGACTTGGACGAGATGACccttggggccccttccaaccagAAGAAGAGAAgacctggactagatgacccttggggccccttccaaccagAAGAAGAGAAgacctggactagatgacccttggggctcCTTCCAACCAGAAGAAGAGAAgacctggactagatgacccttggggcccTTCCAACCAGAAGAAGAGAAgacctggactagatgacccttgaggccccttccaaccagAAGAAGAGAAgacctggactagatgacccttgaggCCCCTTTCAACCAGAAGAAGAGAAgacctggactagatgacccttggggctcCTTCCAACCAGAAGAAGAGAAgacttggactagatgacccttggggctcCTTCCAACCAGAAGAAGAGAAGACTtgaactagatgacccttggggcccTTCCAACCAGAAGAAGAGAAgacctggactagatggccctcgaTGGGCCTTGGGGCTCCTACccgctcttccttctcctctccggCCTTGCAGAGCTCCTCCAACTTCTGGGCCAGGCTCTCTATGGTGGTCTCCATCCTCTTAAACTTCCACCTCAGTGCCTCCACTTTCTCCTCGCACTCCCTGGCCTTCTGGATCAGCGCCAAACCCGGCTGGATCGCTTTCAGCTTCTCCTCATGGTATCGGTTCTTCCACACTTTCACCTCTGGATCTTCTTCCTTGCTGTTGTCGTTCTGGCCACTGAGTTTGAGGCCAGGGCTGCTCACCTCCGATGGGACCTACAAACACAAATATATTGATCTCTATCTATCTGGcctttttgactttttttttttgacagaaaaatttgactttttctgtcaaatttgttgtctaatatgatgttttggtgcttaatttgtaaaatcataacctaatttgatgcttaataggcttttccttaatccctccttatgatccaagatattcgcttatccaaccttctgccggcccatttaacttggataagtgagactctgctgtactgacAATGAAATCCGGAGTCCAAAATACAAGGAATCATGGGCATCCATCCCATAAAGTGTGAGAACACGAGCTTCTCCAAGGCAAAAACTCTTACAGGAACATCGTCAGGAGACTTGAGGCACGAGGGCCGGAACGAGAACGTGAATCTCCGGGAACGTTGTCCGCTCTGGCGACGCCAAGTAAACATTGCTGAATATGAACTCAGGCCCGACCAAGAAGAATGAGCTCGTGCCTTGGACACCTGGATCTCAAGGACTTCTCACAGAGATTTCTGAATGTCTGGTTAATCTATCCGTTGTTATTCCCTCCGTGCGGAGGCCGAATCGGATATCCTGGGAAACCTCTTCATCTTCTGCCGAAGGACGATTCCCAACAGACACTGAGTTGTCCTCGGTTGCTAACGAAGGAACATTGAATCCCAAACGTTCTCTGAGTCCATTGCAACCACGGGCTCTTCTCTGTGATGTCAGAAAGAACATGTCCAGATTCCAGTTCTGGTCTACATACACGTCAATCAAGAAATGGTTCTGACAGTGACCAACCGGACAATCCGGAAGACTCACGGGCGCTTTAGCCCAGGAAGACCTCagtccaccatgtctcctgtgtcaatagaACAGCATCatagtaatatatttatttataaaacagtaccacatcaattaaaactctaatcatatataccgtatatactcgagtctaAGCCAACCCGAAGgacagaaaaaaaaggaaggaaagaaaggcgggagggaggaatgaagaaagggaaaggagggaataaaggaaaaaggcaggaagaaggaataaaggaaggaaggaagagaggaaggaaggaaagaaaggagggagaaacaaagagaaggaaggaatggagagagaaaggaaggaaggagagaaaaaaggaaggaaagaaaggagggaggaatagagaaagggaaaggaaggaataaaaaggcaggaagagagaaagaagtaataaaggaaagaagaaggaaggaataaagggaaGGATggtagagagaaaggaaggaaggacagaaaaaaggaaggaaggaaagaaagaaagggagaaacaaagagaaggaaggaatagagggaaagaagggagagagaaaggaaggaagaaagggaaaggaataaagaaaaaaggcaggaagaaggaaagaaggaaggaaggaaggaaggaaggaaggaaggaaggaaggagagaaaaaggaaggaaggaaggaaggtaggaaggagagaaaaaggaaggaaagaaaggagggagaaagaaagagaaatgaaggaataaagggaaagaagggagagagaaaggaaggaataaagaaaaaaggcaggaagaaggaaataaggaaggaaggaaggaaggaaggaaggaaggaaggaaggaaggaaggaaggaaggaaggagagaaaaaggaaggcaagaaaggagggagaaagaaagagaaggaatagaggaaaaggaggaaggaataaagaaagaggaaggaagaaatgagGGAAAGGAGGCGTAAagaaaaatgaaaggagaaaaaaagggaggaatgaagaaatgaaggaaggaataaagggaaagaaggaaggaagaaaaaagagaaaggagggcaggatgaagaaaggaagaaaggaataaaGGGAAAGATGAGCCCAAACGAGTCCGACCAGACGCAGAGGCCGAAACAAACAGGTTTGATACCATTTCCCACATATTTAATTGCTGGCTGGCtgggcctctgtcgggagggctttggatgtgtcttttttttttttctagaaGGAAGTGGCCAACTGGGGAATCCGGTCTTTCTTCCACGTGCCAGAAACCTTTCCAATCACATCCCACTCCGAAAACAAGCCCCAAAGCCGCCTTTTTGCAGGACAAGGAGCCCTTTCCTGGCACCGTTTGGCTCCCGGCCAAAAAATACACGGAATTCAGTCATTTCGCGTAACTTTCGGGTTTTGCTCTCTTTTAAGTCTAATTGCAATAAAAGCAGTGGCCTCTAGATTGGACTGTTGGCCTTgggaagctacaactcccatcattccataacatttagccttggcagttaaagcgggGCCAACCTGCATTCATTCGATAGTATAAATGCACCAGGAGTCCCATGGCATTGTTTGggagaaactacaacttccagggtcTCATACCATTCTCTGgggagaactacaaatcccagggtcttGTACCATTGTCTaggggaaactacaacttccagggt
This sequence is a window from Anolis carolinensis isolate JA03-04 chromosome 6, rAnoCar3.1.pri, whole genome shotgun sequence. Protein-coding genes within it:
- the LOC103279145 gene encoding neuroblast differentiation-associated protein AHNAK isoform X1 yields the protein METTIESLAQKLEELCKAGEEKEERVKMLLKETEKLSIEILKRQSDCTYLRLQNESRGDFGARPDGDVQVPSADAELSVDISAPSLSVPEVDLNLNGPKTTGDVELPCTELMQVETEATGGEVGVEVEFPQATAVTNVEVPSADAAV
- the LOC103279145 gene encoding neuroblast differentiation-associated protein AHNAK isoform X2; the encoded protein is MLLKETEKLSIEILKRQSDCTYLRLQNESRGDFGARPDGDVQVPSADAELSVDISAPSLSVPEVDLNLNGPKTTGDVELPCTELMQVETEATGGEVGVEVEFPQATAVTNVEVPSADAAV